A window of Gemmatimonadota bacterium contains these coding sequences:
- a CDS encoding family 10 glycosylhydrolase, whose protein sequence is MTEIAHRILYVSDPSTIARTVLPDPVREADLRKWVDMVADSGIDIFNQEIFSQGWTAYWQSEHYEYDQRPQHQRFRPLIEAGTQPLDILIDQSHRRSMQFIAGFRMNDGHAAHNRKQGVGIAEYIESNPHLRLHDPRPGQNYQEPEALDFTHREVREFTCGVIEEVAYGFDIDGIELCFRDTAYFPPHHAAERAHLLTDLIQKIHTRLNERGKETGKKLMLGARIYATPAECASQGLDIYNWIRNGLLDYISPQDTMYADHNLPYSEWAALTRETACLLYPGLLPWNSYRARYRLGRIPLSHATCRALAHTMYGAGANGISIYNHFVPSVWQPPFYPQGMQVFHQFRDPERVARGERHYIFDPTWDGFSGFGANGRRSTGVINAQLLRLPRSEQHPTGEFRFQLYENLQHAHCATLLFRGFGLTADDELDVRLNGHTIPDEAIGRTASSDRVTTVDSTREKDGRNIPCTAQGGRIEFRALEEKPVFSTRWFVLSDPLVKRGDNYLSIALTKSDPKATSPTIVIDEVEIFVEPK, encoded by the coding sequence ATGACAGAAATAGCCCATCGGATCCTCTATGTGAGCGATCCATCCACCATCGCACGCACTGTATTGCCCGACCCGGTAAGAGAAGCAGACCTGCGCAAATGGGTGGACATGGTCGCGGACAGCGGAATAGATATATTCAATCAAGAGATATTCTCCCAAGGATGGACGGCCTACTGGCAATCCGAACACTATGAATACGACCAGCGCCCTCAGCACCAGCGATTCAGACCATTGATCGAAGCGGGCACACAGCCCCTGGACATCCTCATCGACCAATCGCACCGGCGCAGCATGCAATTTATCGCTGGCTTCCGCATGAACGACGGCCACGCCGCGCACAACCGCAAACAGGGCGTCGGCATTGCCGAATATATTGAATCCAACCCACATCTGCGATTGCACGACCCGCGCCCCGGACAGAACTATCAGGAACCAGAAGCACTCGACTTCACACATCGGGAAGTTCGAGAATTCACTTGTGGCGTCATAGAAGAAGTCGCCTATGGATTTGACATTGACGGCATAGAACTGTGCTTTCGAGACACGGCCTACTTCCCCCCACACCACGCTGCCGAACGCGCACACCTCCTGACAGACCTCATACAAAAGATCCACACGCGACTGAATGAACGCGGCAAAGAAACCGGTAAAAAACTCATGCTTGGCGCGCGCATATACGCAACGCCGGCAGAATGCGCGAGCCAGGGCCTGGACATTTACAATTGGATACGGAATGGATTGCTCGACTACATCAGCCCGCAAGACACGATGTATGCCGACCACAATTTGCCCTACTCAGAATGGGCGGCACTAACCCGGGAAACAGCGTGCCTACTCTACCCCGGCCTGCTACCGTGGAACAGCTACCGCGCGCGCTACCGCCTCGGACGCATCCCCTTAAGCCACGCCACCTGCCGCGCACTCGCGCACACCATGTACGGCGCCGGTGCAAATGGCATATCGATCTACAACCATTTTGTGCCCTCCGTGTGGCAGCCGCCTTTTTACCCCCAGGGCATGCAGGTCTTCCACCAGTTCCGCGACCCCGAACGCGTCGCGCGCGGCGAACGGCACTACATCTTCGATCCCACCTGGGATGGATTCAGCGGTTTTGGAGCCAATGGCAGACGCAGCACAGGCGTAATCAACGCACAACTACTTCGACTACCGCGCAGCGAACAGCACCCCACGGGTGAATTTCGCTTTCAACTCTATGAAAACCTGCAACACGCGCACTGCGCGACCCTCCTCTTTCGGGGATTTGGCCTGACCGCGGACGATGAATTAGACGTACGCCTCAACGGCCATACCATCCCCGACGAAGCCATCGGACGCACCGCATCCTCTGATCGCGTCACAACCGTAGATTCGACACGGGAAAAAGACGGCAGAAACATACCCTGTACCGCGCAGGGCGGGCGGATCGAATTTCGCGCACTCGAGGAAAAACCCGTCTTTTCCACGCGCTGGTTTGTCCTCTCAGACCCGCTCGTCAAACGCGGC